The Mycolicibacterium monacense genome contains the following window.
CCTCGATGTGACGGTCGCTGTGGGCGCCGACTTCCGGTCGGCGCGCACGGCCTTCCGCCCGGACGCCGACGGTGACGGCACCGTGCGGTATGCCGGCACCCTCGATGGGCTCGCCGGCCTGATCGCCGACATCGAGACGGCCGACGTCGCCGACGGCGTGACCCTGCTCGCCGCGGCGCCGCGGCAGGATCTGTGGGCGCTGGGCCGCGATGTGCTGGCCCGGCTGGCGTTGCGGGGTCAACCGCGGGCGTCGTAGCGCAGCTTGGACAGCCGCAGAACCGGCGGCTTAGCGTGCACGTATGACTCCGGCGTCCCAGACTCAACCGATCGGCCAGATGCTCATCGCCGGTGCGGCAGTGCGCGGTGTCGGGGCCGAGATCCACGGTTTCGACCCCACCGCGGGCATCGAACTCGGACCCGGATACCGCTACGGGGACGCCTCACACGTCGACGCGGCGTGCGCTGCCGCGGCCGCGGCGTTCGGGCCGTACCGCAGCACGCCCGCGGAAGCGCGGGCCCGACTCCTCGAGGCGATCGCCGACGGTCTCGTCGCGATCACCGACGACCTCGTCGCCCGCGCGCACGCCGAATCGGGACTCCCGCGAGCGCGGCTGACGGGTGAACTCGGCCGCACCGCCGGACAGCTGCGGCTCTTCGCCGCCGTGCTGCGTGAGGGCAGCTGGAACGGCGCGCGCATCGACACGGCCCAACCCGATCGCACCCCGCTGCCCCGTCCGGACCTCCGCCAGCGCGCCGTACCGCTGGGGCCGGTCGCCGTCTTCGGGGCGAGCAACTTCCCGCTGGCCTTCTCGGTCGCCGGCGGCGATACGGCATCCGCGCTGGCGGCGGGGTGCCCCGTCGTGGTCAAGGCGCACGACGCGCACCCGGGCACCTCCGAATTGGTCGGGCGGGTGATCACCGACGCGGTCGCCGCGTCCGGGCTGCCGCCCGGCACCTTCTCGCTGCTCAATCTCACGCAGGACGGCGCCATCACCCTGGTCACCGATTCGCGTGTCAAGGCGGTCGGGTTCACCGGTTCACGGGCCGGTGGGCTGGCGCTCGTCGACGCCGCGGCGCGCCGGAGGGAACCGATCCCCGTCTACGCGGAGATGAGCGCGGTCAACCCGGTGTTCCTGCTCGGCGGCGCGCTCGTCCGTGGGGCCGACCTCGGGCGGGCGTTCGTCGAATCGCTCACGCTGGGGTCGGGTCAGTTCTGCACCAACCCTGGTCTGATTGTCGCGGTGGACGGACCCGGGCTCGACGCCTTCATCGACGCCGCGTGCGAGGCGGTGGCCGGATCGGCCGCGACGGCGATGCTGACCCCGGGGATCGCAGAAAGCTACCGCGCCGGGGTCGAGGCGCTGACCGGGCAGGCGACGCTGATCGCCCGCGGTTCGGCCGACGGCGATGCCGCAGTGTCCTGCCGCGCCGCATTGTTCAGCACCGATGCGGTCAGCCTGCTCGGGTCGCCGACGCTGCAGGCGGAGGTCTTCGGAGCGTCGAGCCTGATCGTGCGCTGCGCCGACTTCGAGGAGCTGAGGACCGTCGCCGCCGGCATCGACGGACAGTTGACGGCCACCCTGCACGCGGACGAATCCGACCACGACCAGGCCGCTGCCCTACTGCCGATTCTCGAACTGAAAGCGGGCCGGATCGTGTTCAACGGTTGGCCGACCGGCGTCGAGGTGACCCATGCGATGGTGCACGGTGGGCCGTTCCCGGCCACCTCGGATTCGCGCACCACATCGGTCGGATCCCGGGCGATCGAACGGTTTCTGCGCCAAGTCTGCTATCAGAACGCACCGGCGGCGCTGCTGCCCACGGCCCTGGCCGACGGCAACCCGGAGCGCCTGTGGCGACGGGTCGACGGGGAACTCACCAGAGACTGACGACACTCCGCCGAACGACCTTCCTGACGTGCCTTCAGGCGTTCGGACTCAGGGACACCACGGTGATGTCCGGGGGTGCGCCGATTCGTACCGGCGGACCCCAGAAACCCGCGCCCCGGGTGACGTACAGCTGGGTGTCCGCGACGGTCGACAGTCCGGCGAGCGTCGGTTGCACGGCGCTGACCGCGTAGTGGAACGGCCACATCTGGCCGCCGTGGGTGTGGCCGGACAGCTGCAGGTCGACCCCGCGCGATGCGGCCTCGGACACCAGCACAGGCTGGTGCGCCAGCAGTATCGTCGGCCGGGTCGCGTCGACACCGGTCAGCGCACGGTCGAAGTCCGGTGCGTCGGAATGGTTTTCGCCCGCGAGGTCGTTGACGCCGGCCAGGTCGAACGCCGCGCCCGCCCGCCGGATCGCGGTGTGTTCGTTGCGCAGCGGTTGCACGCCGAGGCGTTCCAGCTCCCGCAGCCACGACAACGGATCCTCGACGAAATACTCGTGATTGCCCGTCACGAAGAACGTGCCGTCCGGGGCGCTGAGGTCGCGCAGCGGCTCGGCGGCCGCGCCGAGTTCGGCGACGGTGCCGTCGACCAGGTCGCCGACGATCGCCACCAGGTCGGGTTCGGCCTCGTTGATCATCCGCACGATGCGTTCGGTGTGCGCGCGCCCGGCCAGCGGCCCCAGGTGGATGTCCGAGACGACCGCGATGCGGAATCCGGTGAACGCGGGGTCGAGCCGGCGCAGCCGGACCGGGACGGTGAGCACCTGAGGCGGTCCCACCGCGGTGGCCGCCCTGAACCCGACCAGACCGATCGATGCCGCACCGGCCGCCGCCGCCCCGGCGCGGGCCAGGAACAGGCGCCGGTTCACCTCGGAGGTCGGTGCGGCCGTGTCGACCGCGGGCGGCGCGACGGCCTCGGTGCGCGTGCGGTCCCGCCGTCGGAGCCAGGCGCGGACGGCCGGCCGGACGGGTTCCAGCACCAGCAGTGTCAGCAGCAGGTAGGCGGCCATGCCGAACCACAGGTAGCCCGGCCAGGCGAACCACCTCGACTCCCGCACACCGATCACCCTGGGCAGGATCAGGGCCGCGAACAGCAGTGCCAGTAGCCCGAGCAGGACGGCGGTGAGGATCCGTCGGGTGCGCCCCGGGCCGGTGGTGTCTTTGACCAGCCGCTTCCACAGGTACAGGTGGATGAGCGCGAGGATGGCGGCGAGGACGACGAAGAACATGTCAGCCGGTGAGGCTCCACCGCTCGGCGACGGCGCGCAGGCCGTCGTCGGTGAGCCGGCCGAACAGGCGCAGCCGCGCCATCCCGCCGTCGGGGAACACGTCGAGGCGCGCTTCGGTCACCGGCCGCTCGGACGCGATGAGGAAGCGGTGCCGGGTGTCGGGCTGCAACGCCACCTCGTCCAACAGGTCGAACCATTCGCCGTCACCGTCGCGTCCCCTCAGCTGCGCGGAACCGGGCGCGTTGCCGATGAAATACGACGTGTCGAGTTCGGCGAAGCTCAACACCCCCCTGGCCGCCAATCGCACCTGCACCCAGTCGTTTCCGGCGTCGCGGCGCCGCGAGGTCTCCCAACCGTCGCCCATGGTGCGGGCCGTGCCCGGCAGCAGCAGATTGTTCGGCGAGCTGTAGAACATGTTGGAGCAGCCCGTGATTCGGCCACCGTTCTCCAAAGCGGCGAGGTCGAGCGGTAATTCGGCGAACTGGGGGTCGAGCAGGCCCTCACCGTGCACACGAAGCCGGGCCACACCGCCGTCGGGATACATCGACAACCTCACGTGCGACCAGCGGCGCCCCGAGGCCACCTCGAACGGATTGCGGGTGTCGCCGTCGACCGGGCTGCGCTCGACGATCGTCGTCCAGTGCCGGCCGAGCAGTTCCTCGATCGACGGATGGCCGGGAACGTAGGCGGCCTCGACCGACACCTCGGGCGGATAGTTGCCGGTGAACCACGCGGTGTCCACGACCACGCCGCGTACGACGCCGGGTGCACCGAGCCGGATGATCGCCGAATCGCAGGATTCCCGGTCGGCGCCGCGGCTGCGGCGCGTCTCCCACCCGTCGTACACCTGCCC
Protein-coding sequences here:
- a CDS encoding metallophosphoesterase, producing MFFVVLAAILALIHLYLWKRLVKDTTGPGRTRRILTAVLLGLLALLFAALILPRVIGVRESRWFAWPGYLWFGMAAYLLLTLLVLEPVRPAVRAWLRRRDRTRTEAVAPPAVDTAAPTSEVNRRLFLARAGAAAAGAASIGLVGFRAATAVGPPQVLTVPVRLRRLDPAFTGFRIAVVSDIHLGPLAGRAHTERIVRMINEAEPDLVAIVGDLVDGTVAELGAAAEPLRDLSAPDGTFFVTGNHEYFVEDPLSWLRELERLGVQPLRNEHTAIRRAGAAFDLAGVNDLAGENHSDAPDFDRALTGVDATRPTILLAHQPVLVSEAASRGVDLQLSGHTHGGQMWPFHYAVSAVQPTLAGLSTVADTQLYVTRGAGFWGPPVRIGAPPDITVVSLSPNA
- a CDS encoding aldehyde dehydrogenase (NADP(+)) gives rise to the protein MTPASQTQPIGQMLIAGAAVRGVGAEIHGFDPTAGIELGPGYRYGDASHVDAACAAAAAAFGPYRSTPAEARARLLEAIADGLVAITDDLVARAHAESGLPRARLTGELGRTAGQLRLFAAVLREGSWNGARIDTAQPDRTPLPRPDLRQRAVPLGPVAVFGASNFPLAFSVAGGDTASALAAGCPVVVKAHDAHPGTSELVGRVITDAVAASGLPPGTFSLLNLTQDGAITLVTDSRVKAVGFTGSRAGGLALVDAAARRREPIPVYAEMSAVNPVFLLGGALVRGADLGRAFVESLTLGSGQFCTNPGLIVAVDGPGLDAFIDAACEAVAGSAATAMLTPGIAESYRAGVEALTGQATLIARGSADGDAAVSCRAALFSTDAVSLLGSPTLQAEVFGASSLIVRCADFEELRTVAAGIDGQLTATLHADESDHDQAAALLPILELKAGRIVFNGWPTGVEVTHAMVHGGPFPATSDSRTTSVGSRAIERFLRQVCYQNAPAALLPTALADGNPERLWRRVDGELTRD
- the alc gene encoding allantoicase, with the translated sequence MSTAHSHFLALPDLASRAAGGAVVWADDELFAEKENLIIPAAAEHRPATFGHKGQVYDGWETRRSRGADRESCDSAIIRLGAPGVVRGVVVDTAWFTGNYPPEVSVEAAYVPGHPSIEELLGRHWTTIVERSPVDGDTRNPFEVASGRRWSHVRLSMYPDGGVARLRVHGEGLLDPQFAELPLDLAALENGGRITGCSNMFYSSPNNLLLPGTARTMGDGWETSRRRDAGNDWVQVRLAARGVLSFAELDTSYFIGNAPGSAQLRGRDGDGEWFDLLDEVALQPDTRHRFLIASERPVTEARLDVFPDGGMARLRLFGRLTDDGLRAVAERWSLTG